One genomic segment of Roseivirga misakiensis includes these proteins:
- a CDS encoding PadR family transcriptional regulator translates to MSQSLGNLEETVLLIVAVKQEEAYGYTVSEAYHEHMGSRISISAVHTVLKRLEKKGLIMSKMGGATAERGGRRKRIFEVTKIGLSTLEQIQSNRMKLWDLMPRLNFSV, encoded by the coding sequence ATGAGTCAAAGTTTAGGAAATCTAGAAGAGACAGTGCTGCTAATTGTTGCTGTAAAACAGGAGGAAGCCTATGGATATACGGTTTCAGAAGCCTATCACGAGCACATGGGAAGCAGAATCTCGATATCGGCTGTACATACCGTTTTAAAACGCCTGGAGAAGAAAGGGTTAATCATGTCTAAGATGGGCGGTGCCACAGCGGAAAGAGGAGGAAGGCGCAAGCGAATTTTTGAAGTCACCAAAATTGGCCTGTCGACCTTAGAACAAATCCAGTCCAACAGAATGAAACTTTGGGATCTGATGCCCAGACTTAATTTTTCTGTTTAG
- a CDS encoding DUF6660 family protein: MKITAIILSLLIISLYNQPCVDDLGEINTDEISQEIGSDQHDESTEHNDDDCSSFCACNCCQSQVFSTNVSIPALTSFTILSALEASPNWISAFSTSIWEPPQVG; this comes from the coding sequence GTGAAAATCACTGCTATAATTCTTTCTTTATTGATCATAAGCCTGTACAATCAGCCTTGCGTAGATGATTTAGGAGAAATCAATACAGATGAAATTTCACAGGAAATAGGAAGCGATCAGCATGACGAATCGACCGAACACAACGATGATGACTGCTCTTCTTTTTGCGCTTGCAACTGTTGCCAGAGTCAAGTTTTTAGTACCAACGTATCGATACCAGCACTGACTTCTTTCACTATTTTAAGCGCTTTAGAGGCAAGTCCGAATTGGATTTCGGCTTTTTCTACCTCCATTTGGGAGCCCCCTCAAGTTGGTTAA
- a CDS encoding DUF3347 domain-containing protein, whose translation MIKRNIILLAIFVLIAGCGQKKQQSSAPNEEDGLSQYLAIKDALVKTNAKETQRLAKTFLATNTNPKLNSVLEEIAATTNVDKQRLAFEKLSEEMYTIVKSDGATTLLYKQYCPMAFNNKGAFWLATEKEINNPYFGNLMLHCGSVQETISQ comes from the coding sequence ATGATAAAAAGAAACATAATCCTTTTGGCGATTTTCGTACTGATCGCAGGCTGTGGTCAGAAAAAACAACAGTCAAGCGCTCCAAATGAGGAAGACGGACTAAGTCAATATTTGGCCATTAAAGATGCGCTAGTAAAGACTAATGCTAAAGAAACTCAACGCTTAGCGAAGACTTTTTTGGCAACGAATACTAACCCGAAACTGAATTCTGTTTTAGAAGAAATAGCGGCCACAACAAATGTGGATAAACAAAGGCTAGCTTTTGAGAAACTTTCAGAAGAAATGTATACTATTGTAAAATCTGACGGCGCTACTACATTACTGTATAAGCAATATTGCCCTATGGCTTTTAATAACAAAGGTGCCTTTTGGTTAGCAACCGAAAAAGAAATTAACAACCCCTATTTTGGAAACTTAATGCTACACTGTGGTAGCGTTCAAGAGACGATTAGTCAATAA
- the ggt gene encoding gamma-glutamyltransferase, whose protein sequence is MKKLLIIALIFCAAALQAQDRITGKKFATRSEVIAQNGMAATSQPLATQVALDILKKGGNAIDAAIAANAVLGLVEPTGNGIGGDLFAIVWDAKTQKLHGLNASGRSPYGLTLDYFKDNGYQKIPSYGPLPVSVPGAVDGWYELHGKFGNMDMKDILQPAIDYANNGFPVSELIAWYMERGAANLKRFPGFKEVYMPNGKTPAKGEIFKNPALANTLSKIAAGGRDAFYKGDIAKTIAGYMEQMGGFLSEKDLADHTSEWVEPVSVNYRGYDVWELPPNGQGIAALQQLKILEGYDLKSMGFGSAEYIHTFTEAKKLAFEDRAKFYADMDFYKTPIEWLISDEYAAERRKLINPNRAARSVPAGQLKDGDTIYMTVADKDGNMVSLIQSNFRGMGSGMTPPGLGFILQDRGELFSLEEGHANVYEPHKRPFHTIIPAFITKDGEPFVSFGLMGGATQPQGHAQIVVNMVDFGMNLQEAGDAPRILHSGSSQPTGEVMTDGGTLQLESGIDYEVIRKLVLMGHKISWNVGSYGGYQAILWDKLNKVYYGASESRKDGQAAGY, encoded by the coding sequence ATGAAGAAATTATTGATTATAGCACTCATATTTTGTGCTGCTGCACTGCAGGCTCAAGATAGAATTACTGGAAAGAAGTTTGCCACTCGCTCCGAAGTAATAGCTCAAAACGGGATGGCCGCTACTAGTCAGCCGCTGGCTACTCAAGTAGCCCTAGATATCTTAAAAAAAGGTGGAAACGCAATAGACGCTGCCATTGCCGCCAATGCTGTACTTGGCTTAGTAGAGCCGACTGGTAATGGTATCGGAGGTGATTTATTTGCCATAGTATGGGATGCTAAAACGCAAAAGCTTCATGGTCTTAATGCTTCGGGCAGATCGCCTTATGGTTTAACACTAGACTATTTTAAAGATAATGGCTACCAGAAAATCCCTTCCTATGGGCCACTACCCGTATCTGTTCCAGGTGCTGTAGACGGATGGTACGAACTGCATGGAAAATTTGGCAATATGGATATGAAAGATATCCTTCAGCCTGCGATTGATTACGCTAACAATGGTTTTCCTGTAAGTGAACTTATAGCATGGTACATGGAAAGAGGCGCTGCCAACTTAAAGCGCTTTCCTGGCTTTAAAGAAGTTTACATGCCCAATGGTAAAACTCCAGCAAAAGGAGAAATCTTTAAAAATCCGGCTTTAGCAAATACACTTTCAAAAATTGCAGCTGGTGGCAGAGATGCTTTTTATAAAGGAGACATCGCAAAAACTATTGCTGGCTACATGGAGCAAATGGGTGGCTTTTTATCTGAAAAGGATTTAGCCGACCATACTTCTGAGTGGGTTGAACCTGTAAGCGTTAACTATAGAGGATATGATGTTTGGGAATTACCACCAAATGGGCAAGGTATTGCTGCGCTACAGCAATTGAAAATATTGGAAGGCTATGACTTGAAATCAATGGGATTTGGAAGTGCCGAATACATTCACACTTTCACAGAAGCCAAAAAGTTAGCCTTCGAAGATCGAGCTAAATTCTATGCCGATATGGACTTCTATAAAACTCCGATAGAATGGTTGATTTCCGATGAATACGCGGCTGAAAGAAGAAAACTTATCAATCCAAATAGAGCAGCACGCTCCGTTCCTGCCGGACAGTTAAAAGATGGTGATACAATTTACATGACAGTCGCCGATAAAGACGGGAATATGGTTTCATTAATCCAAAGTAACTTTAGAGGTATGGGTTCTGGAATGACACCTCCTGGCCTTGGTTTTATCTTACAAGATCGCGGAGAGTTATTCTCGCTAGAAGAGGGTCATGCCAACGTATATGAACCCCATAAACGTCCGTTCCATACAATTATACCGGCATTTATTACTAAAGATGGCGAACCTTTTGTCAGTTTTGGACTTATGGGTGGTGCTACACAACCTCAAGGGCATGCTCAAATTGTAGTGAATATGGTGGACTTTGGTATGAATTTACAGGAGGCGGGAGATGCCCCAAGAATCCTTCATTCTGGTTCGTCCCAACCTACTGGCGAGGTAATGACGGATGGCGGTACTCTTCAACTAGAAAGCGGAATAGACTATGAAGTGATCCGCAAGCTTGTACTCATGGGACACAAAATATCTTGGAATGTGGGTAGCTATGGTGGCTATCAGGCCATTTTATGGGACAAATTGAATAAAGTCTATTACGGAGCGTCCGAGTCGAGAAAAGATGGTCAGGCAGCGGGTTATTAA
- a CDS encoding TonB-dependent receptor, whose product MKNILIMLLLCCGASAFGQNTFKAKIIDAESGEPLIGATAQISATQGDVADANGEVTITNIPNGEVTIKVSFVGYEPFSKKYTFPISEASIVISLEPSEEEEEVIVTATRSGRTIDDIPTRIEVLGSEELAEKAVMRSSNIAMVLRESTGIQMQITSASSANQSIRIQGLDGRYTQILKDGFPLFGGFAGGLSIMQIPPLDLQQVEVVKGSSSTLYGGGAIAGLVNLVTRTPDEERALKLMVDQTQARGTTINTFYSEQFEKLGVTLFSSLGRQEAYDANNDDFSDIPQIRGLTFNPSLFYNFNPQSRLRLTLNATLENRLGGDIQVIDGGTNGIHQFTEENKSQRYNYQLSYDKIVDENKSFHLKHSITYFDREIIEPNFVFAGKQWSSFNEASFNFGQEGSRFIVGANLYTDRFDENPLGGLSRDYSHTTVGIFAQNTLKISEELSLESGMRVDTNDDYGTFALPRASFLAKVSEKFSIRLGGGLGYKLPTIFTEDAENLTFQNILPIDPNLLEAERSIGGNLDFNYTTSISTDWTLSINQLFFSTRINDALVFRANQGQYFYENANGPVNSQGIETNIKLTYKDFKLFANYALIDAQLKYDNVTRQKPLTAKHNIGAVLVYEVEDKWRVGLESYYTGSQVRGDGSTTDDFWIVGFMILRKFEKLSLYINFENFTDTRQHRLENFAIGNHFKPAFPEIWAPTDGSIINAGFIFDF is encoded by the coding sequence ATGAAAAATATATTAATCATGTTGTTGCTCTGCTGTGGAGCATCAGCATTTGGTCAAAATACCTTTAAGGCAAAAATTATTGATGCCGAAAGCGGCGAACCTTTAATAGGCGCTACAGCACAAATTTCCGCTACCCAAGGTGATGTAGCCGATGCAAATGGCGAGGTCACTATAACCAATATCCCCAATGGAGAAGTCACCATTAAGGTCTCTTTTGTTGGCTATGAACCCTTTTCGAAAAAGTATACTTTCCCAATCAGTGAAGCTTCTATTGTAATTTCTTTAGAACCTTCTGAAGAAGAGGAAGAGGTTATCGTTACCGCCACAAGAAGTGGAAGAACAATCGATGATATACCAACAAGAATTGAAGTATTGGGCAGTGAAGAACTGGCAGAAAAGGCTGTTATGCGTTCATCCAACATCGCCATGGTACTTCGGGAAAGCACAGGTATTCAAATGCAGATCACCTCTGCTAGTTCTGCAAATCAAAGTATTCGTATACAAGGGCTAGATGGCCGCTATACCCAAATTTTAAAAGACGGTTTCCCTTTATTTGGCGGATTTGCTGGTGGATTAAGCATTATGCAAATTCCTCCGCTTGACCTTCAACAAGTTGAAGTAGTTAAAGGCAGTAGCTCTACCCTATACGGAGGGGGTGCCATCGCTGGTTTGGTAAACCTCGTCACCAGGACTCCTGATGAAGAAAGAGCGCTCAAACTGATGGTGGACCAAACGCAAGCCCGCGGTACAACGATCAATACTTTTTATTCTGAACAGTTCGAGAAATTGGGAGTCACCTTATTTTCTTCTCTTGGCAGGCAAGAGGCTTATGATGCTAACAATGATGACTTTAGCGATATACCGCAAATTAGGGGGTTAACATTTAATCCAAGTTTGTTTTACAATTTCAATCCTCAATCTAGACTGAGGCTTACGCTCAATGCAACTTTAGAGAATCGGTTGGGGGGAGATATTCAAGTGATTGATGGTGGCACGAATGGAATTCATCAATTTACAGAGGAAAACAAATCTCAGCGATATAATTATCAGTTGTCCTATGACAAGATAGTTGACGAGAACAAGTCGTTTCATTTAAAACATAGCATCACCTATTTCGATCGCGAAATCATAGAGCCAAACTTTGTTTTTGCGGGAAAACAGTGGTCTTCTTTTAACGAAGCGTCTTTTAATTTCGGGCAAGAGGGCTCTCGGTTTATCGTTGGTGCCAACCTCTATACGGATCGTTTTGATGAAAACCCATTAGGCGGCCTTTCAAGAGACTATAGCCATACAACGGTTGGCATATTTGCTCAAAACACATTAAAAATCTCAGAAGAATTGTCTTTAGAAAGTGGAATGCGAGTAGATACTAATGATGATTACGGAACTTTTGCACTTCCGAGAGCTTCGTTTTTAGCTAAAGTGAGTGAAAAATTTTCTATTAGACTCGGCGGTGGCCTTGGCTACAAACTTCCGACAATTTTCACGGAAGATGCAGAGAACCTAACTTTTCAAAACATCTTACCGATCGATCCGAATCTACTCGAAGCTGAACGATCGATTGGAGGAAATTTAGATTTTAATTACACCACTTCCATTAGCACGGATTGGACTTTATCTATCAACCAACTATTCTTTTCTACCCGAATAAATGATGCCCTCGTTTTTCGAGCAAATCAAGGACAGTATTTCTATGAAAATGCCAATGGCCCCGTCAACAGTCAGGGTATTGAAACTAATATTAAGCTGACTTACAAAGACTTTAAACTCTTTGCCAATTATGCTCTTATTGATGCCCAACTCAAATATGATAATGTGACACGCCAAAAACCATTGACAGCTAAACATAACATTGGTGCCGTTTTGGTGTATGAAGTGGAAGACAAATGGCGAGTCGGGCTAGAATCTTACTACACTGGATCTCAAGTAAGAGGCGACGGAAGCACAACAGACGACTTTTGGATTGTGGGATTTATGATACTCAGGAAGTTCGAGAAACTGAGCCTATACATCAACTTTGAAAACTTCACCGATACCCGTCAGCATAGGCTAGAAAACTTTGCGATTGGCAATCATTTCAAACCTGCTTTCCCAGAAATATGGGCACCAACCGACGGTAGTATTATTAATGCAGGGTTTATATTCGATTTTTAA
- a CDS encoding LiaI-LiaF-like domain-containing protein — protein MNNINKSTLLGILLVLVGGVTVLSNLGLIPWQLRHYLFQWENILMLLGIFFFFSQEDKKAGIILFVIGFYFVLDDWFYIDFSFWDFWPVSLVLIGIYILNRKAVTTDDLKSNHQDEKDFIQDTAIFSGGDKVIGTRNFKGGSLTAVFGGSNIDLTTSELSKDSAKLDLFYMFGGSKIRVPKDWNVEVKTTSIFGALTDKRIVKAYNPESPETLVITGVIIFGGAELTN, from the coding sequence ATGAATAATATTAATAAGAGCACGCTTCTTGGCATCTTACTGGTACTTGTTGGTGGAGTCACCGTATTAAGTAACCTAGGCTTGATTCCTTGGCAACTAAGGCACTACTTATTCCAGTGGGAAAATATTCTGATGCTACTGGGTATATTTTTCTTCTTTTCTCAAGAGGATAAAAAGGCAGGTATTATTCTATTTGTCATCGGCTTTTATTTTGTTTTAGATGATTGGTTCTATATAGACTTTTCATTTTGGGATTTCTGGCCAGTTTCCCTCGTGCTGATCGGTATATATATACTTAATAGAAAAGCAGTGACCACGGATGATTTAAAATCTAATCATCAAGACGAGAAAGATTTCATACAGGATACGGCTATTTTCAGCGGTGGCGATAAGGTCATCGGTACGCGTAACTTTAAAGGAGGGAGCTTAACAGCAGTTTTCGGAGGGTCAAATATTGACTTAACCACTTCTGAGCTTTCTAAAGATTCAGCCAAACTAGATTTATTCTATATGTTTGGTGGCTCTAAAATTCGCGTACCTAAAGATTGGAACGTTGAAGTAAAAACCACCAGTATTTTTGGTGCATTAACTGATAAAAGGATTGTAAAGGCTTACAACCCTGAATCGCCTGAAACATTGGTAATCACTGGTGTTATCATCTTTGGAGGGGCAGAATTAACTAATTAA
- a CDS encoding ABC transporter permease → MPPKWANRFLEWYCAKNLLDEIQGDLLEAYYYRKEELGHGKARWWFIWDVLRFFRPSSFQKKSINSNALIMLKNNIKISLRIINRRKWASFINIFSLTLGITAVALISIFVVDELSYDQHHENKDAIYRMITDYYSPEGEFDYTGASHPLPMAKELVNDFSEIAAITRIGDDSRYVRTDGAAQQENAIFVDNSFFEIFSFPFVVGDKNSALQFSKNVVITREMAEKYFQSIDVLGETIEIRQDDKFTAYLITGVVERIPTNSSIQFDMAMSYDQVDYYSWASNSWGVRIDEIFMQLNENINLNEFEAKLKDHWKNYLTDAVKESKSYKGDYQNYRLQALTDVHLASDIGSLWSTGDPSESYTLSIIAVIILLIGSANFTILSMGRSTLRGKEIAIKKVIGAKRRQLVIQFWTEAFTLSILAMLLSILLMSLLLPSFNSLADKNYRLEDIINLRLLILLPSIALLTGLIAGAYPSLVLSGISILDFFRKKLKLGGSNFFTKSLITVQFSLSIMLLLGSFVVFQQIKFFNVKDLGYDATNVVVLDNNMNNDPEKVKVYKNLLESNPNIAGVTSINSSFSRGGFSSELEKSDGSKVTYSMYFVEPSFFEIMDIPITMGRNFNVGSSLDSNSVIMNDQFKRAMGEDFVLDGNIKKFRNAGLKDPQLIGVTKDFHFQSLARELRPVLMVMGRSEGTYENILVKMNQPLNAEMVQFLQESWYEIAPNAPFEFNLMSDDLEAQYAAQERWFEIVKYATIWALGLATLGLIGIVSISITGRLKEVSIRKVLGANAYHLYFILSKQFLLLLTLASVIAVPLTIYFASDWLDNFAYHIELNPLVFAGVIVFVFCLIIGIVFFGTSKTLRSNPVKALRME, encoded by the coding sequence ATGCCTCCAAAGTGGGCAAATCGCTTTCTAGAGTGGTATTGTGCCAAAAACCTCCTTGATGAGATTCAAGGTGACCTTCTAGAAGCTTACTATTACCGGAAAGAGGAATTAGGACACGGAAAGGCCAGATGGTGGTTCATTTGGGATGTCCTAAGATTTTTTAGACCCTCTTCATTTCAAAAAAAGTCAATTAACTCAAACGCTTTAATTATGCTAAAAAACAACATCAAAATCTCGCTTAGAATTATCAACAGAAGAAAGTGGGCCTCTTTTATAAATATTTTTAGCCTTACACTCGGGATTACAGCTGTAGCCCTTATCTCCATTTTCGTGGTGGACGAGCTTTCATATGATCAGCATCATGAAAATAAAGATGCCATTTATCGTATGATCACTGATTACTATTCGCCAGAAGGAGAATTTGACTACACTGGTGCTAGTCACCCACTTCCCATGGCAAAGGAATTAGTGAATGATTTTTCTGAAATTGCTGCCATCACACGTATTGGAGATGATAGTCGCTATGTAAGGACTGATGGTGCAGCTCAACAGGAAAACGCTATTTTCGTTGATAATTCATTTTTTGAGATTTTCAGTTTTCCGTTTGTGGTTGGAGATAAAAATTCGGCCCTACAGTTCTCAAAAAATGTTGTCATTACGCGTGAAATGGCCGAGAAGTATTTTCAAAGCATTGATGTTCTAGGCGAAACAATCGAGATAAGACAGGATGATAAATTCACAGCCTATTTAATCACAGGCGTTGTGGAGCGAATTCCTACGAATTCTTCCATCCAGTTTGATATGGCTATGAGCTACGACCAGGTAGACTATTATAGCTGGGCTTCTAATAGCTGGGGAGTTAGAATCGATGAGATTTTTATGCAACTCAATGAAAATATTAACTTGAATGAGTTTGAGGCAAAGCTGAAAGACCATTGGAAGAACTATTTAACTGACGCTGTCAAGGAGAGTAAATCTTACAAAGGGGATTATCAGAATTACAGGTTACAAGCACTTACAGACGTACATTTAGCTTCCGATATTGGAAGCTTATGGTCTACCGGTGACCCATCGGAATCTTACACGCTGTCCATTATAGCCGTGATAATTTTGCTCATTGGTAGTGCAAACTTTACCATATTATCAATGGGTAGGTCTACGCTCAGAGGTAAAGAAATAGCGATTAAAAAAGTAATTGGGGCGAAGCGTCGCCAGTTGGTCATCCAGTTTTGGACGGAAGCCTTCACTTTGAGCATATTGGCTATGCTGCTCAGTATTTTATTAATGAGCTTGCTTTTACCTTCTTTTAATTCACTTGCCGATAAAAATTACCGGTTAGAAGATATTATCAACTTACGACTACTCATTCTTTTACCTTCTATTGCCCTTTTGACAGGCCTTATTGCGGGTGCTTATCCTTCACTCGTATTATCAGGAATTAGTATCCTCGATTTTTTCAGAAAAAAGCTAAAGCTTGGTGGTTCAAATTTCTTTACAAAATCATTAATAACCGTACAGTTCAGTCTCTCTATTATGCTGCTGTTGGGTTCTTTTGTAGTATTTCAGCAGATTAAGTTCTTCAACGTGAAAGACCTGGGTTATGATGCAACGAACGTTGTAGTGTTGGACAATAATATGAATAATGATCCTGAGAAGGTCAAAGTGTACAAAAATCTGCTCGAATCTAACCCCAATATTGCTGGTGTAACCTCTATTAACAGTTCCTTCTCCAGAGGAGGGTTTTCATCTGAGCTTGAAAAATCCGACGGTTCAAAAGTCACATACTCCATGTATTTTGTTGAGCCATCTTTCTTTGAAATTATGGACATTCCTATCACTATGGGAAGAAACTTCAATGTAGGTTCATCGCTTGATAGCAATAGTGTGATTATGAATGATCAATTCAAGCGCGCTATGGGTGAAGATTTCGTTTTAGATGGAAACATAAAAAAGTTTAGAAATGCAGGTTTGAAAGACCCCCAATTGATCGGTGTAACAAAGGATTTTCATTTTCAATCATTGGCTCGTGAATTAAGACCAGTATTGATGGTTATGGGTCGATCTGAGGGCACATATGAGAACATATTGGTTAAAATGAACCAACCGTTGAATGCTGAGATGGTCCAATTTCTCCAAGAGAGTTGGTATGAGATTGCTCCTAACGCCCCTTTTGAATTCAATTTGATGTCAGACGATCTTGAGGCTCAATACGCAGCACAGGAACGTTGGTTTGAGATTGTGAAATACGCTACAATTTGGGCATTAGGCTTAGCTACTTTAGGCTTGATCGGTATCGTAAGTATTTCAATCACTGGTCGATTAAAGGAGGTGAGTATCAGGAAAGTGCTAGGCGCAAATGCGTACCATTTGTATTTCATTCTATCAAAACAATTTTTACTCTTGTTGACTTTGGCTTCTGTGATTGCTGTGCCACTTACGATCTATTTTGCATCCGATTGGCTCGATAATTTTGCTTACCATATCGAGTTGAACCCGTTAGTTTTTGCAGGGGTAATTGTCTTTGTATTCTGCCTCATTATTGGAATTGTTTTCTTTGGTACATCTAAAACATTGAGGAGTAATCCTGTGAAAGCCCTAAGAATGGAATGA
- a CDS encoding ABC transporter permease, whose product MKKLNPPHWANRFLEWYCAADLVDEIQGDLIEAYYYRQDEVGVKRAYWWFVWDVLRFFRPSSFEKRSYNSNQIAMLKNYLIVSLRNFKRHRGYSFINLSGLIVGITACLLISIYVLKEVTFDNFHPKAEQTYRVVMDMYGQGELKTKSAPVYPAVAPNLLTDFPEIEMSTRILPFGGGVYSVRDKDGTLIRYNEDKAVLADHNFFDMFGFELINGDRKNVLSQPSQIVISESTAKRYFGTDNPIGQSIFWRGSTELKVSGVFKDFPKNSHMQFELITSLSTWNGFEDFVSNWGWYDFYTFVKVADGVSQAALDAKLGIYLDDKKAESYERNAIREVLWTQQVGDIHLKSVGISWDMGENGGGQQIYFLLIIAALILLIAWVNYINLATARAVKRAKEVGVRKVVGAGKANLLIQFLVESFLYNFLAILTSFIIVWFLTPVINRVMDLSLEQSLLIGPTVLGGLFVLVLMGTICSGFYPALVLTSFKPLTVLKGGFESGRRKFGFRQILVVFQFTASITLILGTFLVFKQLNYMRNYDLGIDLNQTLVLQAPSSGTSDTDLEDRLQVFANKLEEFPEVEGFTISSNVPGVENFSISGFHSKFYPTELRDCYRVGADEDFTDFFDIKVLAGRTFSKEMKTDTAAVLLNRMAVKHLGFSDPESAIGEKIDPNSDRPMTIIGVIENYHQATIKDDLNPVLFVYNERRAASYYSVKLSTDDYPAVISKVETAWDQIYPDNPFDFFFLDELFDRQYKADRQFNTVFVGFAVLAIFVACLGLFGLVSFTTEQAKKEIGIRKVLGASVVKLVFLLAKDYAKLISVAIVLAFPLSFYLMREWLNGFAYQTEIGLGLFILGGFLISMIAFTTVSYNSFKAAKGNPVNALRDE is encoded by the coding sequence ATGAAAAAGTTAAATCCACCACATTGGGCCAACCGCTTTTTAGAGTGGTATTGTGCTGCCGACTTAGTCGATGAAATACAAGGTGACTTGATTGAGGCCTATTATTATCGACAAGATGAAGTGGGTGTCAAAAGAGCTTATTGGTGGTTTGTTTGGGATGTTTTAAGGTTTTTTAGGCCTTCATCTTTCGAAAAACGGTCATATAACTCAAATCAAATTGCGATGTTAAAGAATTATTTAATTGTCAGTTTACGGAACTTTAAAAGACATAGGGGCTATAGTTTTATCAACCTGTCGGGACTTATTGTCGGGATTACAGCCTGTCTACTAATCAGTATATACGTATTGAAAGAGGTCACTTTTGATAACTTCCACCCGAAGGCCGAACAGACCTATCGTGTGGTAATGGATATGTATGGTCAAGGGGAGTTGAAGACAAAAAGTGCCCCAGTCTATCCAGCGGTTGCCCCGAATCTGTTAACTGATTTCCCAGAAATTGAAATGTCAACTCGAATTCTACCATTTGGCGGAGGGGTCTATAGTGTCAGGGATAAGGATGGTACACTAATTCGCTACAATGAAGACAAAGCGGTTTTAGCTGACCATAACTTTTTCGATATGTTTGGCTTTGAACTCATCAATGGTGATAGAAAGAATGTGCTTTCTCAGCCAAGCCAAATCGTAATTTCTGAATCTACTGCCAAGCGATATTTTGGAACCGATAACCCTATTGGTCAATCTATATTTTGGAGAGGATCCACCGAACTGAAGGTCAGTGGCGTATTCAAAGACTTCCCTAAGAATTCGCACATGCAGTTCGAATTGATTACTTCACTATCAACTTGGAATGGCTTTGAAGACTTTGTCTCGAATTGGGGATGGTACGACTTCTACACCTTCGTAAAAGTGGCAGATGGGGTGAGTCAAGCTGCCCTAGATGCAAAACTTGGTATTTACTTAGACGATAAAAAAGCTGAGTCTTACGAAAGAAACGCGATCAGAGAAGTGCTTTGGACACAACAGGTTGGCGACATACATCTTAAATCAGTAGGTATTAGTTGGGATATGGGCGAAAATGGCGGCGGTCAACAGATCTATTTCTTATTAATTATTGCTGCCTTAATTCTGCTCATAGCTTGGGTTAATTATATAAACCTAGCCACGGCTAGAGCAGTCAAAAGGGCTAAAGAAGTTGGGGTTCGAAAAGTAGTAGGAGCGGGCAAAGCAAACCTGTTGATACAATTCTTAGTAGAGTCTTTTTTGTATAACTTTTTGGCCATACTCACTTCATTCATTATCGTTTGGTTCCTTACACCTGTAATTAACCGCGTGATGGATTTAAGTCTAGAGCAGTCTTTGCTGATAGGGCCAACCGTACTCGGCGGACTATTTGTTTTGGTGCTTATGGGGACGATTTGCTCTGGTTTTTACCCAGCATTAGTCCTCACTTCTTTCAAGCCACTCACAGTGCTGAAAGGTGGGTTTGAATCTGGTAGACGAAAATTCGGATTTAGACAAATACTTGTTGTATTTCAGTTTACAGCATCTATCACATTGATTCTAGGGACGTTTTTAGTCTTTAAGCAGTTGAATTATATGCGCAATTACGACTTGGGTATTGATTTAAATCAAACACTTGTTTTACAAGCACCATCATCTGGAACCTCTGACACCGACCTCGAGGATCGTTTGCAAGTTTTTGCTAATAAACTGGAAGAGTTTCCTGAGGTAGAAGGTTTTACAATTTCGAGCAATGTGCCCGGCGTAGAAAACTTCAGTATTAGTGGTTTCCATAGTAAATTCTACCCAACCGAACTGAGAGATTGCTACAGAGTTGGGGCTGATGAAGATTTTACCGACTTTTTTGATATTAAAGTGCTGGCTGGAAGAACTTTTTCGAAAGAGATGAAAACGGATACAGCTGCTGTTTTATTAAATAGAATGGCCGTAAAACATTTGGGATTTAGTGATCCAGAATCAGCCATTGGAGAGAAAATCGATCCAAATAGTGATAGACCAATGACAATTATTGGTGTCATCGAAAACTATCATCAAGCCACCATCAAAGACGATTTGAATCCTGTATTATTTGTCTATAATGAGCGAAGGGCCGCGTCTTACTATTCTGTCAAGTTGAGTACGGATGATTACCCTGCGGTCATATCAAAAGTTGAAACAGCTTGGGATCAAATTTATCCTGATAACCCTTTCGATTTCTTCTTTCTAGACGAACTATTTGACAGGCAGTATAAGGCCGATCGTCAGTTTAATACGGTGTTTGTTGGATTCGCCGTACTGGCCATCTTTGTGGCATGTTTAGGACTATTTGGTCTCGTTTCGTTTACGACTGAACAGGCCAAAAAGGAAATCGGCATCAGAAAAGTGCTCGGTGCTTCGGTTGTGAAGCTCGTTTTCTTATTAGCAAAAGATTATGCTAAACTTATTTCAGTAGCCATAGTTTTAGCCTTCCCATTGTCTTTTTATCTCATGCGAGAATGGCTAAATGGCTTTGCTTATCAAACCGAAATTGGTTTAGGCTTATTCATTCTGGGTGGATTCTTAATTTCAATGATTGCTTTTACTACCGTCAGCTATAATTCATTCAAAGCAGCCAAGGGTAATCCAGTAAACGCATTAAGAGATGAGTAA